The following proteins are co-located in the Chryseobacterium daecheongense genome:
- a CDS encoding S4 domain-containing protein, producing MRIDKFLWSIRFYKTRTVATEEIKKNRVSIGDTVVKSSKEVKEGDVIKIRKNQIDYKIKVIQIPKSRIGAKLVSLHIKDVTDKEQYELLKMRKMTQDYYRSRGEGRPTKKDRRDMDGYVENDIASDFTDWDDFFGESEDDGIEDEVEEKS from the coding sequence ATGAGAATAGATAAATTTTTATGGAGCATTCGTTTTTATAAAACGAGAACTGTTGCAACTGAGGAGATTAAGAAGAACAGAGTTTCCATTGGAGATACTGTTGTAAAGTCTTCAAAAGAGGTAAAAGAAGGAGATGTAATAAAAATCCGTAAAAATCAGATTGATTATAAGATTAAAGTAATCCAGATCCCGAAAAGCAGGATAGGAGCTAAACTGGTATCTCTTCATATCAAAGATGTAACAGACAAAGAGCAATACGAATTGCTTAAAATGCGTAAAATGACCCAGGACTATTACAGAAGCAGAGGAGAAGGCAGACCAACTAAAAAGGACAGACGGGACATGGATGGATATGTGGAAAATGATATTGCATCAGATTTTACGGATTGGGACGACTTTTTCGGTGAAAGTGAAGACGACGGAATTGAAGATGAGGTTGAAGAGAAATCATAA
- a CDS encoding AAA family ATPase, with amino-acid sequence MIISLVGYMGCGKSHISKILSEKINFKLIDLDKEISRRNKLTIPEIFEKKGEIYFRKLERETLEEILATEENLILSLGGGTPVYYNNMEIINNNSKSIFLKASVSTLAERLSKQKEKRPLIANISDENLPEFIAKHLFERNEFYSKAMISVTTDSREPEAIVDEIIEKLYL; translated from the coding sequence ATGATAATTTCACTAGTCGGATACATGGGTTGTGGCAAATCACACATTTCCAAAATTTTAAGCGAAAAAATAAATTTTAAATTAATTGACCTCGATAAAGAGATTTCCAGACGAAATAAATTAACTATTCCGGAAATCTTCGAAAAAAAGGGTGAAATCTACTTTAGAAAGCTGGAAAGAGAAACTTTGGAAGAAATACTCGCTACCGAAGAAAATCTTATTTTAAGTCTCGGCGGTGGAACTCCCGTTTATTACAATAATATGGAGATCATTAATAATAACTCTAAGAGCATTTTTCTGAAAGCTTCCGTTAGTACTTTAGCAGAAAGGCTTTCAAAACAGAAAGAAAAAAGACCATTAATCGCTAATATTTCTGATGAAAACCTTCCTGAGTTTATTGCTAAGCATTTATTTGAAAGAAATGAATTCTATAGCAAGGCTATGATTAGTGTGACTACAGACTCCAGAGAACCTGAAGCTATCGTTGATGAAATTATCGAGAAACTCTATTTATGA
- the panC gene encoding pantoate--beta-alanine ligase has protein sequence MEVLKNKKTLQDFIERQKEMGKRIGFAPTMGALHNGHLSLYDVARNENDLVISSIFVNPTQFNNPDDLAKYPRDVNRDILILENSGLVDAVYIPEITDIYPEKAESHHYDFDGLENEMEGKSRPGHFDGVGTVVEELFRQIQPDNAYFGEKDFQQLAIIKKLVEKKHLPIKITGVPIYRADNGLALSSRNQRLHEDRREASKIIYETLKKVNDWFRVITVPEIKERVVDIFDHQHGMKLEYFMIADENSLKETDFFYKDKSYRAFIVVVVDGVRLIDNMHLD, from the coding sequence ATGGAAGTTTTAAAAAATAAAAAAACACTTCAGGATTTCATTGAAAGACAGAAAGAAATGGGAAAAAGAATAGGATTTGCACCTACAATGGGAGCTCTTCACAATGGGCATCTTTCTCTTTATGATGTAGCAAGGAATGAAAATGATCTTGTGATTTCTTCAATTTTTGTTAATCCTACTCAATTCAATAACCCTGATGATCTTGCAAAATATCCACGGGATGTGAACCGTGATATACTTATTTTAGAAAATTCCGGATTAGTTGACGCCGTTTATATTCCTGAAATTACAGATATCTACCCTGAAAAAGCTGAAAGTCATCATTATGATTTTGACGGCCTGGAAAATGAAATGGAAGGAAAGTCCAGACCTGGCCATTTTGATGGTGTAGGAACGGTAGTAGAAGAACTTTTCAGGCAAATACAACCTGACAATGCTTATTTTGGAGAAAAAGATTTCCAGCAGCTTGCTATTATTAAAAAATTGGTTGAGAAAAAGCATCTTCCTATAAAAATTACAGGTGTTCCTATTTATAGGGCAGATAACGGGCTCGCTTTAAGTTCAAGAAACCAAAGACTGCATGAAGATCGCAGGGAAGCTTCAAAAATTATTTATGAAACATTAAAAAAGGTCAATGATTGGTTCAGAGTAATCACCGTTCCTGAAATTAAAGAAAGAGTTGTTGATATTTTCGATCATCAGCACGGTATGAAGCTTGAGTACTTTATGATCGCAGATGAAAACTCATTAAAAGAAACAGACTTCTTTTATAAAGATAAATCCTATAGAGCTTTTATCGTTGTTGTAGTAGACGGTGTAAGACTAATTGACAATATGCATCTGGATTAA
- a CDS encoding glycogen/starch synthase: MPNQKILYITTEMYPYQEDTNMATVVNKMALKMHNEGNDVRVFMPRFGQISERKFQLHEVIRLSGMNIIINDLDQPLIIKVASLPGERLQVYFIDNEEYFKRKQYYYEDDGSPFEDNDERAIFFARGVIETIKKLNWVPDIIHLNGWMASFVPIYLKTYYKSDTYFKDAKIVLSLYNEKDAPLNDKIGEKLEFDNISGLKALDKPSFQSFVIESMNYVDGVVKGDEFLDGDLDKAFNETSTTKSEYLDVDSINKLY; encoded by the coding sequence ATGCCGAATCAAAAAATACTGTACATTACTACAGAAATGTATCCATATCAGGAAGATACAAACATGGCTACTGTGGTAAACAAAATGGCGCTTAAAATGCACAATGAAGGCAATGATGTAAGAGTTTTTATGCCAAGATTTGGACAAATAAGTGAAAGGAAATTCCAACTCCATGAAGTTATCCGTCTCTCAGGAATGAACATTATCATTAATGACCTGGACCAACCTCTAATCATTAAAGTGGCATCTCTTCCGGGGGAAAGACTTCAGGTCTATTTTATAGATAATGAAGAATACTTCAAAAGAAAACAATATTACTATGAAGATGACGGTAGTCCTTTTGAAGACAATGATGAAAGAGCAATATTTTTTGCAAGAGGAGTAATTGAGACTATTAAAAAGCTGAACTGGGTTCCCGATATCATTCATTTGAATGGTTGGATGGCTTCTTTTGTTCCTATTTATCTTAAAACTTACTACAAATCCGATACGTATTTTAAAGACGCTAAGATTGTGCTTTCATTATATAATGAAAAAGATGCACCTCTTAACGATAAAATCGGAGAAAAACTAGAATTCGATAATATTTCGGGACTAAAAGCGTTAGATAAACCAAGCTTTCAAAGTTTTGTCATTGAAAGCATGAATTATGTAGACGGGGTTGTAAAAGGAGATGAATTCCTGGATGGAGACCTGGATAAGGCATTCAATGAAACATCTACAACCAAATCGGAATATCTTGATGTAGATTCCATAAACAAACTTTATTAA
- a CDS encoding DUF4270 family protein, which yields MTRTIKRTFAILSLAIFGSVLLYNCEPDPDSLGEQLFLDGAAQGNEKAYEVIAFNIDNKDTIKSDATQLGSAVLGAFQEGQFGMQKASYVTQLRLSTYNPDFGTNAKVDSVVLVIKPTYASDSLTTTTDENYVYPDGNVPAKKEVKTYPINKYGKAKATFHINVNEVTDFLGAATDSVKSNANFAYNATVLGTKEFKGTINTVAITKDSDNSSLFTTTTPGIRISLNKDLFQEKIIDKKGKPELADASNFIRHFKGLRISVQENDGYLFQFSPNDMELIMYYKNDKVENGTNTRPQSTYAFALGAGNSHIGQYEYDRTGSGASTGVIGNRVTGDKKLYAQGMGGPSIGIKIPKETVDSLKTLYQQNKAAIISAKIRIYTDKATWNNSYKKPTALTFLQKDRNKDKPLITTTGFTSDVLTLAGSPNYTIYKTFDLDKNPDPGYYDFIVTKSVKDLVEGKVDNYASNNTYKYYRIDIGAFLSNSDNTGLAGARFTSRSYARERAVFVGSDKTNAQRARLKVTYATK from the coding sequence ATGACTCGTACTATTAAAAGAACTTTTGCCATACTTTCTCTGGCAATTTTCGGCAGTGTGTTACTTTATAATTGTGAACCGGATCCGGATTCTTTGGGAGAACAATTATTTTTAGATGGGGCAGCTCAGGGAAATGAAAAGGCTTATGAAGTAATTGCTTTCAATATTGATAATAAAGATACAATCAAAAGTGATGCTACTCAATTAGGGTCAGCTGTTCTAGGTGCTTTTCAAGAAGGGCAATTTGGAATGCAGAAAGCATCTTATGTTACACAGTTAAGATTATCTACTTATAATCCAGATTTTGGAACTAACGCTAAGGTAGATTCAGTGGTTTTGGTTATTAAACCAACTTATGCATCAGATTCGCTTACAACAACTACAGACGAAAATTATGTCTATCCGGATGGTAATGTACCTGCGAAAAAAGAAGTAAAAACATATCCTATTAATAAATATGGTAAAGCTAAAGCAACATTTCATATCAATGTAAATGAAGTTACCGATTTCCTAGGAGCAGCGACTGACAGTGTTAAATCAAATGCTAATTTTGCTTACAATGCAACTGTATTAGGAACAAAAGAATTTAAAGGGACAATTAATACAGTCGCTATAACTAAAGATTCTGATAATAGTTCATTATTTACTACTACAACACCAGGTATAAGAATTTCATTGAACAAAGATCTGTTCCAGGAAAAAATTATTGATAAGAAGGGTAAGCCTGAACTCGCTGATGCTTCCAACTTTATCAGACATTTTAAAGGACTTAGGATTTCAGTTCAGGAAAATGACGGATATTTATTCCAGTTTTCTCCCAATGATATGGAGCTGATCATGTATTATAAAAATGATAAAGTAGAAAATGGAACTAATACCCGACCACAATCAACATATGCATTTGCTTTAGGAGCGGGTAATTCTCATATTGGACAATATGAGTATGATAGAACGGGTTCTGGAGCATCTACAGGAGTGATAGGAAATAGAGTGACTGGAGATAAAAAATTGTATGCACAGGGAATGGGTGGCCCATCTATTGGAATTAAGATTCCAAAAGAGACTGTTGATAGTCTTAAAACTTTATATCAACAAAATAAAGCTGCTATTATAAGTGCTAAAATCAGAATATATACGGACAAGGCAACATGGAATAACAGCTATAAAAAACCGACTGCATTAACCTTTTTGCAGAAAGATAGAAATAAGGATAAACCTTTAATTACAACTACTGGTTTTACTAGTGATGTACTAACTCTTGCAGGCTCTCCTAATTATACAATTTATAAAACCTTTGATTTAGATAAGAATCCTGATCCTGGTTATTATGATTTTATTGTTACGAAATCAGTAAAAGATTTAGTAGAAGGAAAAGTAGATAATTATGCATCAAACAATACCTATAAATATTATAGAATTGATATTGGAGCGTTCTTATCCAATTCAGATAATACAGGGTTAGCAGGAGCTAGATTTACATCAAGATCTTATGCTAGGGAAAGAGCCGTTTTTGTAGGATCTGATAAGACAAATGCTCAAAGAGCGAGGTTAAAAGTTACTTACGCGACAAAATAA
- the glmS gene encoding glutamine--fructose-6-phosphate transaminase (isomerizing), whose translation MCGIVGYTGFQDAYDVVINGLRRLEYRGYDSAGIVLENANNSFEVEKTKGKVDDLVNISAQLKGTAKIGMGHTRWATHGVPSDRNSHPHLSNNNKIAIIHNGIIENYDTIKKMLADKGFTFKSETDTEVLVNLIQYFMDINVATDFPTAVRYALNEVYGAYAITVMHEDYPGVLVVGRLGSPLAIGIGDKEYFIASDASPFVEFTKEAIYLEEGHMATISLEGGVDIRTINENSRIEPEIQQLKLSLEQIEKGGYEHFMLKEIFEQPKSIHDTMRGRLLVDEGIIKMAGIWDHVEKFKNANRIIIIACGTSWHAGLIGEYLIEEYARIPVEVEYASEFRYRNPIITDKDVVIAISQSGETADTMAALKLAKEKGAFIYGICNVVDSSIARITDAGSYTHAGPEIGVASTKAFTAQLTILTLIAFKLGKHNGNLGNAEFMSLISELDAIPKKIEEVLSSTHELTQSIAKDFVGVHNFLYLGRGYNYPAALEGALKLKEISYIHAEGYPAAEMKHGPIALIDENMPIVIIAPKKGHYDKIVSNVQEIKARKGKVIAVVNKGDQQVSEMADYVIEIPETSECFSPIVASVPLQLLAYYIAVYRGANVDQPRNLAKSVTVE comes from the coding sequence ATGTGCGGAATAGTTGGATATACAGGCTTTCAGGATGCCTATGATGTAGTTATTAATGGTCTTAGAAGACTAGAATACAGGGGATACGACAGTGCGGGAATTGTTTTGGAAAATGCAAACAATTCATTTGAAGTTGAAAAAACAAAAGGAAAGGTAGACGATCTTGTTAATATTTCAGCTCAATTAAAAGGTACTGCGAAAATTGGGATGGGACACACACGTTGGGCAACTCATGGGGTTCCAAGTGATAGAAACTCTCACCCGCATTTATCTAATAATAATAAAATTGCAATCATTCATAATGGAATCATTGAAAACTATGATACCATTAAAAAAATGCTTGCTGATAAAGGATTTACTTTCAAGTCTGAAACAGATACTGAAGTTTTAGTGAATCTTATCCAGTATTTTATGGATATAAATGTAGCAACAGATTTTCCAACTGCGGTAAGATATGCACTTAATGAGGTATACGGAGCTTATGCTATTACTGTAATGCACGAGGATTATCCTGGCGTCTTGGTAGTAGGAAGATTAGGTTCTCCTTTAGCAATTGGTATTGGAGATAAAGAATATTTTATTGCATCTGATGCCTCGCCTTTTGTAGAGTTTACAAAAGAAGCAATCTATCTTGAAGAAGGACATATGGCTACAATTTCTTTGGAAGGAGGAGTGGATATCAGAACAATCAATGAAAACTCAAGAATAGAGCCGGAAATCCAGCAGTTGAAATTAAGCCTGGAGCAGATCGAGAAAGGTGGATATGAACACTTCATGCTTAAAGAGATTTTTGAGCAACCGAAATCGATCCACGATACAATGAGAGGTAGATTACTTGTGGATGAAGGAATCATCAAGATGGCGGGAATCTGGGATCATGTTGAGAAATTCAAAAATGCCAACAGAATTATCATCATAGCTTGTGGTACTTCATGGCATGCAGGTTTAATTGGTGAATATCTTATAGAAGAATATGCAAGAATCCCTGTTGAAGTGGAATATGCATCAGAATTCAGATACAGAAACCCGATTATTACAGATAAAGATGTTGTAATTGCGATTTCCCAATCGGGAGAAACTGCCGATACAATGGCGGCTTTAAAACTGGCAAAAGAAAAAGGAGCATTTATATATGGTATATGTAATGTAGTGGATTCATCTATTGCAAGAATTACGGATGCCGGTTCTTATACACATGCCGGACCAGAGATCGGAGTAGCTTCTACAAAGGCGTTTACTGCCCAGCTTACGATCCTTACACTTATTGCATTCAAGCTAGGAAAGCATAATGGAAACCTTGGTAATGCTGAATTCATGAGTCTCATTTCAGAGCTTGATGCAATTCCTAAGAAAATTGAAGAAGTTTTGAGTTCAACACATGAATTGACTCAGAGTATTGCTAAAGATTTCGTAGGGGTTCATAACTTCTTGTATTTAGGTAGAGGCTATAATTATCCAGCGGCTTTAGAGGGAGCTCTTAAATTGAAAGAAATCTCTTATATCCATGCAGAAGGGTATCCTGCAGCGGAGATGAAGCACGGACCTATTGCTTTGATCGATGAGAATATGCCAATCGTTATTATTGCGCCTAAAAAAGGACACTATGATAAGATCGTAAGTAATGTTCAGGAAATTAAAGCAAGAAAAGGAAAGGTGATTGCTGTTGTTAATAAAGGGGATCAGCAGGTAAGCGAAATGGCAGACTACGTTATCGAAATTCCTGAAACTTCAGAATGCTTCTCTCCAATAGTTGCATCTGTGCCTTTACAGCTGCTTGCTTACTATATTGCAGTATATAGAGGAGCCAATGTAGATCAGCCCAGAAACCTTGCTAAGTCGGTAACTGTAGAATAA
- the gldK gene encoding gliding motility lipoprotein GldK, whose amino-acid sequence MKRIFLLLLSASVASVSCSGGGSSSVGKPGTKGELIPREKTKSFVAERPYGMVAIPAGSFIAGLADQDITHTPEKSALKTVTVSSFFMDEAETTNAEYRVFINYVRDSIARTLLAEAAGEGGEGGGRGASIGDYAYLAKKEENLTPYQEYLEGQGGREDGGYDASKRLDWKIPLHWNTSKYPDVEYAEVLESLYLPASARIGNERILDVSKLKYNYQWGDMDAALADNERGVNYLKSKSIAIYPDTTVWVKDFHFAYNEPLFEQYFWHKAYKDYPVVGVTWDQARAYCNFRSKLKTDYNESLKRKKQRPLQFRLPTEIEWEYAARGGMQNATYPWGGPYLMDDRGCYLANFKPKRGNYMEDDKKGTYTYTAPVKKFKKNGFGLFDMAGNVSEWTESSYNNSSYGFSSTLNPSTKDKSDSKKSVRGGSWKDIGAMLMTGARDWERKDSARSYIGFRTVQDIPEAAVKPRRVNR is encoded by the coding sequence ATGAAAAGGATATTTCTTTTATTATTGTCTGCGTCGGTAGCGTCGGTATCTTGTTCAGGTGGTGGTAGCTCTTCTGTAGGGAAGCCAGGAACAAAAGGAGAGTTGATACCAAGAGAAAAAACTAAATCATTTGTTGCTGAAAGACCATACGGTATGGTTGCAATTCCTGCAGGATCTTTTATCGCAGGTTTAGCTGATCAGGATATCACTCATACTCCTGAGAAATCAGCACTGAAAACAGTAACTGTGTCCTCATTCTTTATGGATGAAGCAGAAACTACTAATGCAGAATACAGAGTATTCATTAACTACGTAAGAGACTCTATTGCCAGAACTCTACTTGCTGAAGCTGCCGGAGAAGGTGGTGAAGGTGGAGGAAGAGGTGCCAGCATCGGAGATTATGCATACCTTGCTAAGAAAGAAGAAAACCTAACTCCGTATCAGGAATATTTAGAAGGACAAGGAGGAAGAGAAGATGGAGGATATGATGCAAGTAAAAGACTGGATTGGAAAATCCCATTGCATTGGAATACTTCAAAATATCCTGATGTAGAATATGCGGAAGTTCTTGAGTCTTTATATTTACCAGCTTCTGCCAGAATTGGTAATGAAAGAATCCTTGATGTTAGTAAATTAAAATATAATTACCAGTGGGGAGATATGGATGCTGCTCTTGCTGACAATGAAAGAGGGGTAAACTACCTTAAAAGCAAAAGTATAGCAATCTATCCGGACACAACTGTTTGGGTAAAAGATTTCCACTTCGCCTATAACGAGCCATTATTTGAACAATATTTTTGGCATAAAGCTTATAAAGATTATCCTGTTGTTGGGGTAACCTGGGATCAGGCAAGAGCATATTGTAATTTCAGATCTAAATTGAAAACGGATTACAATGAAAGCTTAAAAAGAAAAAAACAGAGACCATTACAATTCCGTTTACCTACAGAGATCGAATGGGAATATGCTGCAAGAGGAGGTATGCAGAATGCTACTTATCCTTGGGGAGGTCCATATTTGATGGATGACAGAGGATGCTACCTGGCTAACTTTAAGCCTAAGCGTGGTAATTACATGGAAGACGATAAAAAAGGTACTTATACATATACAGCTCCAGTAAAGAAATTTAAGAAAAATGGATTTGGGTTATTTGATATGGCTGGAAACGTTTCTGAATGGACAGAATCTTCTTACAACAATTCTTCATACGGATTTTCTTCAACTCTAAACCCTTCTACTAAAGATAAATCAGATTCTAAGAAATCTGTAAGAGGAGGTTCTTGGAAAGATATAGGCGCAATGCTTATGACTGGTGCAAGAGATTGGGAAAGAAAAGATTCTGCAAGAAGTTATATTGGATTCAGAACTGTACAGGATATTCCTGAAGCTGCTGTTAAGCCAAGAAGGGTTAACAGATAA
- the gldL gene encoding gliding motility protein GldL, whose product MFKTKDAWMNFFYSFGAAIVILGAWLKITHINLGPISGNVALTVGLITEAIIFIIFAFDPPKSEESYAWENVYPELLDKHANPNPLHSNVSSRNNAAAQFAELENSLSTKLDKMLQDAKLDVQLFERLRTGIDKFSNSVDQINQTVDVSASTHKYNDQLNIAAQHMESMNALYAMQLENGKRQSEFANKYVADMQKSAEHSEKFNQELQGLTSNLNNLNRVYGGMLTAMKS is encoded by the coding sequence ATGTTTAAGACTAAAGATGCTTGGATGAATTTCTTTTATTCATTCGGTGCTGCAATTGTAATCCTTGGAGCTTGGCTTAAGATTACTCACATTAACTTGGGACCAATCAGTGGTAACGTTGCTCTTACAGTAGGACTTATTACTGAAGCAATCATCTTCATTATTTTCGCTTTCGACCCTCCAAAATCAGAAGAGTCTTATGCCTGGGAAAATGTTTATCCTGAATTGTTAGATAAACATGCTAACCCGAACCCTTTACATTCTAATGTTTCTTCAAGAAATAATGCAGCTGCTCAATTTGCAGAATTAGAGAACTCTCTTTCTACAAAATTGGATAAAATGTTACAGGATGCTAAATTAGATGTTCAATTGTTTGAAAGATTAAGAACAGGAATTGATAAATTTTCAAATTCAGTGGATCAGATCAATCAGACGGTAGATGTTTCTGCTTCTACTCACAAATATAATGATCAGTTAAACATTGCCGCTCAGCATATGGAAAGCATGAACGCTTTATACGCGATGCAGTTGGAGAATGGTAAAAGACAATCTGAATTTGCCAATAAATATGTGGCAGATATGCAGAAGTCTGCTGAGCATTCAGAAAAATTCAACCAGGAGTTACAAGGTTTAACATCAAACTTAAATAATTTAAACAGAGTTTATGGTGGTATGTTAACTGCTATGAAGTCTTAA
- a CDS encoding GldM family protein yields the protein MAQGKQTPRQKMINLMYLVFIAMMALNIDAEIIRSYYDSTKALNETRTLTERKNEKIFEKTLELKAQQVPDTYATPWEQYKVLKAKINALVESAETIKTKLKTESEFSDKVDVSENFAALNNNEATTHYFFADGDENSPSKGALELKSKIDEVRNYIVATFGKNNQLNDLIERANKSLIAEYPKGKSPNEKTWFQNKFYHQPLIAAISNLEIIQNDARNVQSDALALLLQEKVDASIKFSSYEPIVAGPVDIQAGKQAEVKVMLGTYSNSNKISITGVNKVENGKGTISISGNGIGEHKLNGTITLTDASGKPQSFPWTHTYNVIAGPREVKLEKGLLLSPDKMNVLYRGLENPVSGSILGADNSKLSLSAPGAVVKGNGPGKWNIIPSTGNTVKLTLSGTDPYGKTVSQVFEYRIKNVPAPQGQMRGQTVLNIPATSIPNQMVQAAIPDFDFPVSFTVNQFMVKVPGRAALLIKGNSLEEAAGLVKNVRAGDVVYVFDIKATATGLGNQTLKNISPVVINVQ from the coding sequence ATGGCACAAGGAAAACAGACTCCACGTCAGAAGATGATCAACCTAATGTATTTGGTGTTCATCGCTATGATGGCCCTAAATATTGATGCGGAAATCATCAGATCTTATTATGATTCGACTAAAGCTCTTAATGAAACAAGAACTTTAACAGAAAGAAAGAATGAGAAAATTTTTGAAAAAACTCTAGAATTAAAGGCACAGCAAGTGCCGGATACTTATGCTACTCCATGGGAACAGTATAAGGTTTTAAAAGCTAAAATTAATGCCTTAGTAGAAAGTGCTGAAACAATTAAAACTAAATTAAAAACTGAATCAGAATTCTCTGATAAAGTGGATGTAAGTGAGAATTTTGCAGCTCTTAATAATAACGAAGCAACTACGCATTATTTTTTTGCTGACGGAGATGAAAATAGCCCTTCTAAAGGAGCATTGGAATTGAAGTCCAAAATTGATGAAGTAAGAAATTATATTGTAGCAACTTTCGGAAAAAACAATCAGTTAAATGATTTGATTGAAAGAGCCAATAAATCTTTAATTGCTGAATACCCTAAAGGAAAATCTCCAAACGAGAAAACATGGTTTCAGAATAAGTTTTATCATCAGCCTTTAATTGCAGCAATTTCTAACCTGGAAATTATCCAGAATGATGCGAGAAACGTACAGTCTGATGCATTGGCCTTATTACTTCAAGAGAAAGTAGATGCTAGTATTAAATTCAGCAGCTATGAGCCAATTGTTGCAGGACCTGTTGATATTCAGGCTGGAAAACAGGCTGAAGTAAAAGTAATGTTAGGTACTTATTCTAATAGCAATAAGATTAGCATTACGGGAGTAAATAAAGTAGAAAATGGAAAAGGAACAATTTCTATTTCAGGAAATGGTATTGGAGAGCATAAACTAAACGGTACTATTACTTTAACAGATGCTTCCGGTAAACCTCAAAGTTTCCCTTGGACGCATACATATAATGTAATTGCAGGACCAAGAGAAGTAAAACTTGAAAAAGGATTATTACTTTCTCCGGATAAGATGAATGTGTTGTACAGAGGATTAGAAAACCCGGTATCTGGTTCTATCCTGGGTGCTGACAATTCTAAATTATCATTATCTGCTCCTGGTGCTGTAGTAAAAGGTAATGGTCCTGGAAAATGGAATATTATTCCTTCTACGGGTAATACTGTGAAATTAACATTATCTGGAACTGATCCTTATGGTAAAACGGTATCTCAGGTATTTGAATACAGAATTAAGAATGTTCCGGCTCCTCAAGGTCAGATGAGAGGTCAGACAGTATTGAATATTCCTGCTACTTCGATTCCAAATCAGATGGTACAGGCAGCAATACCAGATTTCGATTTCCCTGTTTCATTCACTGTTAATCAATTTATGGTGAAAGTACCTGGTAGAGCAGCATTGCTGATCAAAGGTAATAGTCTTGAAGAGGCTGCCGGATTGGTTAAAAATGTAAGAGCGGGTGATGTAGTGTATGTTTTTGATATTAAAGCGACTGCTACAGGATTAGGAAATCAAACATTGAAGAATATCTCTCCTGTTGTAATCAATGTTCAGTAA
- the gldN gene encoding gliding motility protein GldN yields the protein MKKYISAFLVVVSGVAFSQTILNASSPEEFRQMRAENKQKVGDTIVDKTVKPLEYGFVEDKDILKSMFVWEIIDMNDKINQPLYYDNPDGLLATQTRSLYQLLLDAAITGKIQEVYDDENFVTKLTPEGIQKRLESVRVSDAAIDILNSGRQLTEQEKKEYTDIFKTTTDKVKVLKIMGMWFIDRRDGQMKYRPLGIAAMGPDPAVQGRTGPDGQPLAGANELIDLFWIYYPSAREILANNFVYNRKNSSADLSFDDIINARRFSSIIYKSSSGLGDGVIKDYIPRNADEQIEESDRIKAQILDMENDMWNY from the coding sequence ATGAAAAAATATATAAGCGCTTTTTTAGTAGTAGTTTCGGGAGTTGCTTTTTCCCAGACTATTCTGAATGCTTCTTCTCCTGAAGAGTTCAGACAAATGAGAGCTGAAAACAAGCAGAAAGTTGGAGATACTATTGTTGATAAAACGGTAAAACCTTTGGAATACGGTTTTGTTGAGGACAAAGATATCTTAAAAAGTATGTTTGTTTGGGAGATTATTGACATGAATGATAAGATTAATCAGCCATTATACTATGATAATCCTGATGGTCTTCTTGCTACTCAAACAAGATCTTTATATCAATTATTGCTGGATGCTGCAATAACAGGTAAAATCCAGGAAGTTTATGATGATGAGAATTTTGTAACTAAATTAACTCCTGAAGGAATTCAGAAAAGATTGGAAAGTGTAAGAGTTTCTGACGCTGCTATTGATATCCTAAACTCTGGAAGACAGCTTACAGAACAGGAGAAAAAAGAGTATACCGATATTTTTAAAACGACGACTGATAAAGTTAAAGTATTAAAAATTATGGGTATGTGGTTTATCGATAGAAGAGATGGGCAGATGAAATACAGACCACTGGGTATTGCAGCAATGGGACCAGATCCTGCTGTACAAGGTAGAACAGGACCAGACGGACAGCCTTTGGCCGGAGCTAATGAGCTTATTGACCTGTTTTGGATTTATTACCCAAGTGCAAGAGAGATATTAGCGAATAACTTCGTGTATAATAGAAAAAACTCTTCTGCTGATCTTTCTTTCGATGATATCATCAATGCTAGAAGATTCTCTTCAATTATCTATAAATCTTCAAGTGGTTTAGGAGATGGTGTAATCAAAGATTATATTCCTAGAAATGCGGACGAGCAGATAGAAGAAAGCGACAGAATTAAAGCACAGATTCTTGACATGGAAAATGATATGTGGAATTATTAA